The Phormidium yuhuli AB48 DNA window AAAGGATAACATTGGAACTTCAGGACATCGAGACAGACCGACTTCGTCCGCCTCTGAGAAGACAGAGCCGCCTTAAGATTTATAGCGTTGCGTCCACCAAATGGCGCAATCGCAAAGTTGGGTCAGGATAGCCAGAGCAATTTTGCGATGTTCCGGGTCGAACTCCCAGAGATTCGTGGCATCATTCGGTAGAGCAATTCCTGCATCTTGAAGAATCGTCGCTAAGGTGTGCCACATGGCTCGCCAATAGGCGGCTTTTTCCCCATCCAAGCGATGCTGTTCCCCCCAAAACCGTTCCAGTCCAAAGGCGACCGTACTCCGCATTTTATGCACTTGATTGAGAACTTCATTCTCCAACTCTTTCCGTTGAAACACCAAATCGTGAGCATAGCGGTCAAGGGAATACCGTTCAAAGCCAACCTCCGGGGACTGATTCGTCGTGGAGTCCGCCTGAGACATTTTCTTCTTGTTCTTTTTATTTTTCTGGTTAGCCATGATGTTAAGCCCTAGTGATTCAACTGTGAACAGCATTAAGCTTGGGTCAATTAGCGATAAAGCTTGACCCGACAGTGACCGAAGCCAATGGACTCCAATCCCCCAAAATACATCTCATCTTCATTGATGGTGTTGTCCCCAAACGGCGGCCAGTTTCGTAACTCCTCCTCCCGCCGTAACGCCACCGGAAAGACCATAATCGTACTTTCGGGTAACGCTTCCGTATTGAAAAACTGACCTCCCTCCACCTTTTTCTCCTCATCACAGAGTTTAACCCGACTCTGACGATACAGAGCCATATCGTGAATCATCCCAATTTCATTGTCCGCCACAATCACTGCTGGACGTTCCTGTCCATCAGGAAACCAAGCCTGTAAATTGTCTTTCTGACCGAGTTTGAGGAAACCGAAGTTGAAAAATAGCTTGTACTGACCGTCAATCTGCGGCGCGTTGAGGCTTTCAGAAGCTGTGTACAGTTCTGGTAATTCTTCTGGTAATTCTTTAGAAGTCTCCGCAATGCGTTTGTAACGTTGCAACAGGCGCGGACAACTGACCCAAACCACCGGTTGACCGGGACAAAACACCGGAAGCCAAAGGATGGACGCATATTCAAACTTCACCCGAGATTCGCTGGTACTGTCGCTGACTCCCGGTTCGGCTTCATGTCCATACCAGTACTGTTCATCTTGGTCCTCCCGAAAACGCATTTCCGCCCGAAAGCGACCGCGCAGGGAACTCCCTGGGATAATCCCAGTTTGCGTGAAGGGGTCACGAAAAATCAAATTGAGATTACCGCTTTCCTCCCCGGCGGTGGCGCCGACATGGAGGGGAGATAGAGTTTCAATGATTCCGTAGGCTTGTTGATACATCGGGGTAAATGAGGTAAAGGTGCAATCAGGACTGAAACCGCTATAAACCAGCGACATCAAGGGGGAGGCTGAGACCACAGCCGATGTGCTTTAGGCTATATCCTTCTTTGGGATACCAGGCTTCGGGACTTTCCCACCAGGTCTGGTTGAGAGGGTCATCCAAGACATAAACAGCGCCCGCTTTGACGGCGTAGCGTCCCCGTCCCAAGCGTCCCGTGTCTCGGCTTCCATCGGCTTTGCTGCGTCCCCCAGCGCGAAAGCGAAAGGGAACGGCTTTGGCGGTGAGTAACCATCGGGGTTTGGGAAAGTCGGGATGTTGGGGGTAGCGGTGGGAGATGCGATTAGACCCCCAAACTCCTGGAGTCAGGAGGGCGAAACTGCAGCGGATGGGTTGTTGTAGAAGCGAGACGAGGGGATGCTGGTCCTGGAGTTCGTGGGATTCGATTTCCACGAGATGGTTTTCGCCGCCAAAGCGATACCATCCTTTGTCTAGGGGAACGGTGGAGAGGTACAAAAGACAGGCGTGGTCTTTGAGTCGGACGGCGTTTTCCAGAAATAAGCCGTCTTTCTCGCGCACAGAGCGTTCGTTTGATTTTAGGTTAGGATGAAGCATGGAGAGATATTCCCAAGGTTCTTTGGCGACGGCCTTTTGTTGTAATAGGGTCTGGGAATCTTGGTTCCAGGCGGATAGTTTTTGCCATTTAAAAGCGGGTTTCATCTCAGAATTGGGGTTGGACTGTTGCCAGCCGTCTTCCTGTAATTCCCAAGTGTTGACCTCGGCTTTGCCAATCATTTTTGTGGAAGGAATCGGGACGTAAAAGTCTTGGGAGGCGTTAAGGTCATCTAGGTTGGCCCAAAATGGCCCGGCGACAAAGAGATTTTCGCGCAACTCTTCTTGACTGGCAAAATTTTGGGATTTATTGGCGCTAAAGATGAGTCCAGATAGGGTGTAGGCGTCGGGGGGGAATTTGCTTTGAGCGCGTCCAACGAGGTTTTCTGGGGAGAGGAATCCTCCGGCGCTGGCGTAGAGGAAACCCAGGGGTTGAATGGTGATGAGATAGCGAAACATACGTAATGGGTGGCGGGAGAAATGAGCTGAATTTTATTAGCTGAATTTAACGACGGAAATGCCAACCGATGGAAACTAGGTCGTCAAACCAGTTGATGAAGGCTTGCTGCACGGGATTTTGAGTCCCGTGAGGGGGTGGGTTGGCTTCAAAGAGTTCTCGGAAGAGGTAATCGCCCACTGTTCCGGGTTCGAGGTGAGTAAAGGGGGCGCAGGTTGGCTTAAAATAAATGTTAGCCAGGGCGATCGCGATCGCCGCATCAGCGGGGCCGGGAGATTCATCTTCTAAAGGGTCATCCTCTAGGTCGTCTGAACGGGGACTGGGGGCGATCGCATGTCGTGCTTTGAGTTGCGCCATATCGTTATACAGATGTCCCCAATTTCCTCCACCCTCGCGATCGCAATAACAGTCGAGAATCGAAAGATAGGGCCAAGGACAAGTCCATTGCACAAACTGTCCGCTATTAAAGACCACCCGCAGCGTGAGGCGATCGCGCCCCAGGTTTTTGGAACGCCTCTCCGCTTCCCGACAATGCTGTAAAACATCCCGTTGGGGAACGCTATGACCCGCCCAAACAAAGCCAACACTCAGACCAATCTTTTGACCATGTTCTTGCCATTTTTCTGGAAGATGTTGCAACCAATTCCAGGAATTAACCTTCAAGGTTTGGGTCGCCTCAGGTAAGGTGTCCCCCGTTAAATCAGCCCGGCTGTCGTACACCACTCCCAGGAAATCATCTCCCCCAGCATAGATGACACGACCGAGAGATTTAGGAAACTCTTGCTCAAATTGTTTGCCCCAATCTCGCATAGCCTGGCTGAAATCTTTTAACCGGTCATCGGCATTTTCCCCCTCGGACAAGTGTTTAAGATAGTCCCCAACTTTATCCCCATCTCCCATAAACCAACCCGTCCAGCGTCCAGGGGTTTGCCATTCCGGGTTAGGACGGCGGATGACATCGGAGAAACTGCGATCGAGTTGTGGGAAGTCCTCACCAATCCGACGGGCAATTTGAGGATGAGTCACCAACCGTTTCACCAATTCAGGAAGACTCACCCGTTCCGAAGTATCCAAGAATTTACCCTCTGGAGTCTCCTCCGGTGCTTTTCCTTCCAGAACCGCCGCCAATTGCTGATAGAAGCGGTCGATTTTATCTTTTTCCTGACTGTAGCGTAACTCCTTGGGATTGCGCTGACGGGAACCCAGTTCATTCCAGGCGATCGCATCCGTTCCCGACAAACTCGAACTTTCCCCAATCCAATTCACCGCACTCCAATCCCGTCCCACCTTCCGCCGTTCCAAGTCATACATCGCCCCAGAGATACTATCTCCCCAACCCCAAAAAATTTCCCAACTGTGGTTTTGCCAAAGGGTCCATTGTCGCTGCCAATGATAGTCATACTCGGGAAGTTTTTCCTCAACCCAGCCTCGACATTCCCTCAAAACCCGACCCCAGCCCTCCAACAGGGCCTGACGAATCCTCTCTTCAGATACCCTCCCTTTGATTAAAAGGCGATTGGGGAGTCCCTTTGTCCGGTTGGGGTCTCCCGGACAAATCACCGAGGAGTCCGCTAGGTTGGTAATTTGTCGGCTGAGGTAGGAGAGAATTAAAGACGCACCATAGAGATCCCGCAATTTACGGGATTTTTCGATGAATCCTTGAACCGGGGCGAAGGTGGTAGCTGTGTATCCAGACATAATGTAGAGAGGGACGCGGTTACAGGACACTGTCACATCGGGAAAGCCGGACAGACACCTTAACCTTAATCAAGAGATCAGGTCAGCCGCCGATGACAGCCCCTGTATATGTGTCGGAAAAATAGCTAGGGTTTTACGGAATTGGGTCAAAATTGTGATAAATCGTGACATCAAGCCCCAGCCGACCCGCCTAAACCTCCGTCAAAGGTTTTCCATTATGCTGTAACAAGATTTCTCCTGAACTGCGCCTTCCTATGTCTCGTTCTTATGGTAGTGACGATTCCCTGGCCCCTGAGTTGAAAGCGGCGATTCTGCCGCAGCCTCGGGTCATCTCCCCGGATGCGACCGTCAGCGAGGCGATCGCCGCCATGAGCGGTTTGGCCGATTCAGAAGCCTCAGACCGGGACAGCCACCGCGATCGCCCCGAGTCTTCGAGTTGCGTTGTGGTTGTGGTGAACACCGATCAGATTGTTGGGATTCTCACGGAACGGGATATTGTTCGTTTGAGCGCCCAAAACCGACCCTTTGCTCATCGGCGAGTGCGTTCGGTCATGACTCAGCCGGTTGTGACCTTGAAAGCGTCAGAGTTAACGGATATCTTTAACACTCTCAGCTTTTTACAACAGCGTCGTTTGCGCCATCTGCCCATTGTCGATGACCACGAGCGCCTCACCGGTCTAATTAGCTACGAAAGCCTACAAAAACTGACCCGTCCCCTGGATTTGATGCGGTTGCGGTTAGTGGGGGAAGTAATGACCCGCCATGTTATTACCGCACCGGGCGATCGCACCCTCCTAGATATCGCTCAGGTCTTAGCACAAAACCGCATCAGTTGCGTGATTCTTACCGAGTTGGCTGGGACCCCTGACGCCCCCAGAGAGCGTCCGCTGGGCATCCTCACCGAGGGGGATATTGTGCAAGCTCAAGCCGTCGGTGTGAGTCTGACGGACACCAGGGCCCAAGCGGTGATGAGTTCTCCCCTGTTTACGGTTCACGCCGATGACAGCCTCTGGACCGCCCAGCAACAGATGGAGGAACGGCGGATTCGGCGAGTGGGGGTTACTGGAGAACAGGGGAACCTAGTGGGACTTGTCACCCAGACGAGCCTTCTACGGGCGTTTAACCCCATTGAACTCTATAATTTGGCGGAAACCCTCAAACAGCAGGTCAACCGCTTAGAAGCCGAAAAACTGGCGCTGCTGGAATCTCGTAATCAGGAATGGCAAGAGGAGGTCGCCGCACCAACCCAGAGGCTTCAATCTCAGGCCCAGCGCGATCGCCTGCTGCTGCATATTTCTACCAGCATTCGCAATTCCCTGGACTTGGCCACCACTCTCCAGACGGCGGTGGATGAAGTGCGGCGGCTGTTGAGCTGCGATCGCGTGATTATTTACCAACTTGAAGATGATTTGAGTGGTTCAGTCATCGCTGAATCCATTATTGCTGGTGGTCGTTCCGTGCTGCACAGTCAAGCCAATGACCCCTGTGTGACTCCCGAGTGGCTCGAACCCTATCGCCAAGGTCGCGTGCGGATGGTGCGAGATATTTATAATGAGTCCATGACCCTGTGCCATCAGGAACTGTTATTGAGCTTTGATATTCGCGCCAAGCTGATGGTGCCGATTGTCGTCGATGATCGCCTCTGGGGGTTGATGATTGCCAGTCACCGAGATCAGCCCCGAGATTGGCAAACCGGGGAAATTGACCTCTTGCAGGCCCTCTCAATTCAATTGGCGATCGCCCTTAAACAGGCCACCCAACATGAACAACTCCAGAACGAGATTCAGCAGCGCCAAATCGCTCAACTCGCCCTAGCCTCTTTAAATACTGAACTGGAAACCCGAGTTGAGCAACGCACCGCCGAATTACAAGCTCGGGAAGCCCGCTATCGTGCTCTCATGGAAGGCGCAACCGATGCTATTCTCCTGGCGACCCCTGAAGGCTATCTCCTCGAAGTCAACCGCGCCGCCGAAGAGCTATTCGGCTACTCCCGCGAGGAGTTCAGCGGAGAGAGACCCGAGCGATCGCCCCTACATATTAGCCAACTCCATCCCCCCGAGGAATTTGACCGTATTATCAACTGTTTTGAGCGGATTCTTCAGGAAAAACAGCCTTGGGTGTTCGATACCCGGATTCTCAAGGCCGATGGTTCAGAAATTCCCGTTGATATCTCAGGAAGTCTGATTCAAGTGGGGGAAACCTATATTGTGCAAGGGATCTTCCGGGATATTCGCGATCGCGCCGCCTTTGAAGAAAAACTACGCACCAGCGAAACCGAGTTACGCAGTGTCTTTGAAGCCATGGGGGATTTAGTTTTAATGATTGCCCCCGATCGCAATGACGTTCGCGTGATGCCCACCCGCCACCAAATCCTCGAACCCCAAGCCACGGAGATTCTCGATCAAACCCTCAAATCTCTTTTTCAAGACGAGGCCCAATCCCCCACTCGACTGCCAATTCTGGAAGCCCTAACCACGGGAAAAACGGTGTCGTTTGAGTATCAAATTGACCTGGAGCATCGCCGCATTTATTTTGAAGCGAGTATTTCTCCCATGAGCGATCGCCGGGTGATTTGGGTTGCCCGGGATATGACCAAACGCCAACAAGCCGAGGCAGAAATTTCCCAACTCTCCCAACGGCTCAAAATCGCCTTATCTTCTGGAAACATCGGCTTTTGGGATTGGGATATTCGCCAAAATCGAATTACTTGGGATGAGCAGATGTATGCCCTCTATGGGGTTGATAATTCCTCAGAGTCGTCGAACCCAGAATCCGTAGTTGCTTACGAAGTTTGGTCTCATAGCGTTCATCCCGACGACCGCCAAGCCACGGAAGACCTCCTCCAGAAAGCCATTTTAGGGGAAGCGGACTATAACACTGAATTTCGTGTCCTGCATCCCGATGGCAGCCTTCACTATCTTAAAGCCTCTGGGTTAGTCGTCCAGGATGAAGCGGGTCAGCCCATCAGCATGATTGGGGTGAATTTAGATATTACCGAGATTCGCCAAGCTGAAGCCGCCTTGCAAGCCAGTGAAACTCAGTTTCGGAAACAAGCGCAACGAGAACGAGTCTTGCGGGAGACGAATCAACGCATCAGTCAATCCCTGGATTTACCCAGCATTTTTGACACCGCTTGTCGAGAAATTGGCAATTGTCTCGATGCAAATCGGGTGGCAATTTTTAAGTTTAATTCTGACTCTAGCCGCCATGAGGGTGAGTTTGTAGCAGAGTTCCTGGCTAATGGCTTTCCGTCCTTACTCGGCGTTCATCTCCAAGATGATGA harbors:
- a CDS encoding RAMP superfamily CRISPR-associated protein, which encodes MYQQAYGIIETLSPLHVGATAGEESGNLNLIFRDPFTQTGIIPGSSLRGRFRAEMRFREDQDEQYWYGHEAEPGVSDSTSESRVKFEYASILWLPVFCPGQPVVWVSCPRLLQRYKRIAETSKELPEELPELYTASESLNAPQIDGQYKLFFNFGFLKLGQKDNLQAWFPDGQERPAVIVADNEIGMIHDMALYRQSRVKLCDEEKKVEGGQFFNTEALPESTIMVFPVALRREEELRNWPPFGDNTINEDEMYFGGLESIGFGHCRVKLYR
- a CDS encoding type III-B CRISPR module-associated Cmr3 family protein, with the protein product MFRYLITIQPLGFLYASAGGFLSPENLVGRAQSKFPPDAYTLSGLIFSANKSQNFASQEELRENLFVAGPFWANLDDLNASQDFYVPIPSTKMIGKAEVNTWELQEDGWQQSNPNSEMKPAFKWQKLSAWNQDSQTLLQQKAVAKEPWEYLSMLHPNLKSNERSVREKDGLFLENAVRLKDHACLLYLSTVPLDKGWYRFGGENHLVEIESHELQDQHPLVSLLQQPIRCSFALLTPGVWGSNRISHRYPQHPDFPKPRWLLTAKAVPFRFRAGGRSKADGSRDTGRLGRGRYAVKAGAVYVLDDPLNQTWWESPEAWYPKEGYSLKHIGCGLSLPLDVAGL
- a CDS encoding Cas10/Cmr2 second palm domain-containing protein; this encodes MSGYTATTFAPVQGFIEKSRKLRDLYGASLILSYLSRQITNLADSSVICPGDPNRTKGLPNRLLIKGRVSEERIRQALLEGWGRVLRECRGWVEEKLPEYDYHWQRQWTLWQNHSWEIFWGWGDSISGAMYDLERRKVGRDWSAVNWIGESSSLSGTDAIAWNELGSRQRNPKELRYSQEKDKIDRFYQQLAAVLEGKAPEETPEGKFLDTSERVSLPELVKRLVTHPQIARRIGEDFPQLDRSFSDVIRRPNPEWQTPGRWTGWFMGDGDKVGDYLKHLSEGENADDRLKDFSQAMRDWGKQFEQEFPKSLGRVIYAGGDDFLGVVYDSRADLTGDTLPEATQTLKVNSWNWLQHLPEKWQEHGQKIGLSVGFVWAGHSVPQRDVLQHCREAERRSKNLGRDRLTLRVVFNSGQFVQWTCPWPYLSILDCYCDREGGGNWGHLYNDMAQLKARHAIAPSPRSDDLEDDPLEDESPGPADAAIAIALANIYFKPTCAPFTHLEPGTVGDYLFRELFEANPPPHGTQNPVQQAFINWFDDLVSIGWHFRR
- a CDS encoding PAS domain S-box protein yields the protein MSRSYGSDDSLAPELKAAILPQPRVISPDATVSEAIAAMSGLADSEASDRDSHRDRPESSSCVVVVVNTDQIVGILTERDIVRLSAQNRPFAHRRVRSVMTQPVVTLKASELTDIFNTLSFLQQRRLRHLPIVDDHERLTGLISYESLQKLTRPLDLMRLRLVGEVMTRHVITAPGDRTLLDIAQVLAQNRISCVILTELAGTPDAPRERPLGILTEGDIVQAQAVGVSLTDTRAQAVMSSPLFTVHADDSLWTAQQQMEERRIRRVGVTGEQGNLVGLVTQTSLLRAFNPIELYNLAETLKQQVNRLEAEKLALLESRNQEWQEEVAAPTQRLQSQAQRDRLLLHISTSIRNSLDLATTLQTAVDEVRRLLSCDRVIIYQLEDDLSGSVIAESIIAGGRSVLHSQANDPCVTPEWLEPYRQGRVRMVRDIYNESMTLCHQELLLSFDIRAKLMVPIVVDDRLWGLMIASHRDQPRDWQTGEIDLLQALSIQLAIALKQATQHEQLQNEIQQRQIAQLALASLNTELETRVEQRTAELQAREARYRALMEGATDAILLATPEGYLLEVNRAAEELFGYSREEFSGERPERSPLHISQLHPPEEFDRIINCFERILQEKQPWVFDTRILKADGSEIPVDISGSLIQVGETYIVQGIFRDIRDRAAFEEKLRTSETELRSVFEAMGDLVLMIAPDRNDVRVMPTRHQILEPQATEILDQTLKSLFQDEAQSPTRLPILEALTTGKTVSFEYQIDLEHRRIYFEASISPMSDRRVIWVARDMTKRQQAEAEISQLSQRLKIALSSGNIGFWDWDIRQNRITWDEQMYALYGVDNSSESSNPESVVAYEVWSHSVHPDDRQATEDLLQKAILGEADYNTEFRVLHPDGSLHYLKASGLVVQDEAGQPISMIGVNLDITEIRQAEAALQASETQFRKQAQRERVLRETNQRISQSLDLPSIFDTACREIGNCLDANRVAIFKFNSDSSRHEGEFVAEFLANGFPSLLGVHLQDDDFGENDARLYTQGQYNLAEDIESSTVKDPDIRLLSQFQVRANLVMPILCQDTLWGLLCLHQCDGPRSWQQSDIDLAQQFSLQLAIAIQQSHLFEQLQQELSERQQAQHQLTQRNEELIRATRLKDEFLANMSHELRTPLNAILGMTEALQEDIFGPVTPPQHKALQTVYGSGSHLLALINDILDVAKIESGQVELDYFPTAIAPLCQSSVTFVKRQALKKEIQLTVDIPSNLPDIVLDERRIRQVLINLLNNAVKFTPEGGHITLDVKLTTPVSEAEDPPYLRFSVIDTGIGITPTNIKKLFQPFIQIDGALNRQYEGTGLGLALTKRIVELHGGQVGVTSEVGVGSCFTIDLPYQVSVELDDTSTSNPSETSNSIEQISTESPLILLVEDQEATIIAISSYLTAKGYHLQLARNGYEAIDQTLALSPDLIVMDIQMPGMDGLAAIQRIRAIPQFSATPMIALTALAMEGDRDRCLDAGANDYLSKPVRLQELVAMIQQYLTRSEPSS